TACCAGCTCTACCACACCGGCAAGTCGGCCTACTTCGCCCGCATGCGGCGCGAGGCCGAGGCCCCCCCATCCCTGAATTCCGCTTCTTTCACCCCCCAACCAAGCGTCATCCATGAACACCCCTTCCTCCCAAGGCCCGCTGCAGGGCAAGGTCTGCGTCGTCACCGGCGGGTCGCGCGGGCTCGGCGCCTGCATCGCCCGCGTGCTGGCCGAGGACGGCGGCCACGTCGTGATCGCCGACATCGCCGGCGAACGCGCGGACAAGGCCGCGAGCGACCTGCGCGAGCAGGGCTTCCAGGCCTCGCCGCTGGCACTCGACGTCGGCGACGAGACGTCGGTGCAGGCCGCGCTGGCGGCGCTGCGCGAACGCCATGGCCGCCTCGACGTGGTCGTCAACAACGCCGCCATCGACATCACCGTGCCCATCGACGAACTGGCCGGCGGCGACTGGGAGCGGGTGGTGCGGACCAACCTCACCGGCCCCTTCTTCATCGCCAAGCACGCGGTGGCGGCGATGACCGGCGGCAGTCCCAAGCAGACCGCCGGCCACATCGTCAACATCGCCTCCACCGCCAGCAAGCGGGCGTGGCCGAACGCGGCCGCCTACCACGCCACCAAGTGGGGCCTGCTGGGCCTGTCGCACGCGCTGCACGCGGAGCTGCGGCCGAAGGGCATCAAGGTGTCGGCCATCGTCGCCGGCGGCATGCGCACGCCCTTCCTGCTCGACCGCTTCCCGGACATCGACCCCGACGTGCTGCAGGACCCGATGAACGTGGCCAAGGCGGTGCGCTTCGTGCTGCAGCAGCCCGACGAGACGGTGATCCCGGAGGTGATGGTGCTGCCGATGCGCGAGTCGTCCTGGCCCTGAGCCGGCGGTGGGCGGCGCCGGTCGAGGGCGGGGCGGGTCAGCCCATCGCCAGCGCCGGCGTCGTGTCCTCGATCATCAGCGGCGGCCGGTAGACGAAGGCCGGATCGTCGGCCTCCTTCTTCACCAGCGCCTGCAGCATGCGGCGGGCGCGGATCGGCGCCTCGTCCACCTTCATCGCCACCCGCGGCACGGCGCCGCCGTGCTTCTCGAGCTGCGCCTGCTGCACCTTCAGCACCGCCGCGTCCTCGTTGAAGGTCAGCTCGATGGCGTGGCACACGGCCTGCGTCAGCGCGTCGTCGTCGAGCCGCCGGTTGCGCGCCACCGACCAGAAGTAGTGGGTCGACCGCTCGGTCTCCGGCGTCAGCAGGTGCAGGACGTGGCTGCGGTAGGCGTCGTCGGGCGAGGTGCCGACCGGGTAGACGCCGAAGTCCGTCATGCAGATCGACGGCGCCAGGCTGATGGCCGTCTGCCAGCGGTTGATCTTGCCCTGGTGGTTCAGCACCATGGCGAAGAACGGCGGCGCGTCGATGTTCGGCATCTCGCGGTGGGCGTACAGCAGCCCCTCGTCCTTCACCGTGACCTGCACCGGGTAGTTGGGGATGACCTCCTCGTCCTCCTGCCCGATCGTCCGCAGGTGCACCCAGCTCTCGTGGCCCAGGTCCATCAGGTTGTCGACCGACAGCTGGAAGTTGGCCTCCAGGTGGTGGTAGCCGCGCGACGGCGTCCACTCCGGGTGTTCGTTCCAGCGGATGTCCGGGATCAGCGCGGTGTCGGCGCGCTCGGCCGCGCCCATCCAGATCCACAGCAGGCCGTGCCGCTGCACCAGCGGGAAGGTGCGCACGGCCGCCTGGGCGGGGATCTGCGACTGCCCGGGGGCCAGCGTGCACAGGCCGGTGACGGCGAAGCGCATGCCGTGGTAGCTGCACTGCAGTTCGTCGCCGACGCGCCGGCCGGCCGACAGCGGCATCAGCCGGTGCGGGCACAGGTCCTCCAGCGCGGCGATGCGGCCGTCCGAATGCTTCAGCATCACGACGGGGGTGCCGAGGAAGGTGCGGCCCACCACCTTGCCGTCGTCCAGTTCCTGCTTGAAGCCGGCCACGTACCAGGCGTTCTTCAGCCACGTCATCGAAGGTCTCCTTCTCGTTACTTGCGGCGGCCCGGGTCCTTGACGGACTTGAGCACCTCGAACTCGACGTTGTGCAACTCGCCGTCCTGGCGCGCCACCCGTCGGATGTAGACGTTCTGCACGATGTCCCGCGTCTGCGCGTCGATCAGCACCGGCCCGCGCGGGCTCTCGAAGGTCTGGCCCTTCATCGCCTCCAGCAGCGCGTCGCCGGTCTGGCCCTTCGTGCGCTGCAGCGCCGTGTACAGGATGCGCATGCCGTCGTAGCCGGCCACCGCCATGTAGTTCGGCCGCTTGCCGGCGTTGGCCTTCTTGAAGGCGGCGACGAACTTCTGGTTGGCTGTAGACGGGTGCGCCGCCGAGTAATGGTGCGAGGTGACGACACCCAACGCCACGTCGCCCATGTCGTTGAGGATGTCGTCCTCGGTCACGTCGCCGGTGGCGATGAGCCGGATGCCGGCCTTGTCCAGCCCGCGCTCGACGAACTGCTTCATGAAGGTGGTGCCCACGCCCGCCGGCAGGAAGACGAACACCGCGTCGGGCTGGGCGTCCCGCACGCGCTGCAGGAAGGGTGCGAAGTCCGGGTTGCGCACCGGCACGCGCAGCAGTTCCTTGACCGTGCCGCCGTTGAGCGTGAAGCGGTCGCGGAACGCCGTCTCGGCGTCGATGCCGGGGCCGTAGTCGCTGACCAGCGTGACCACCGACCGGATGCCGTTCTTCGGCGCCCACTCCGCCACGCCGATGGTGTTCTGCGGCAGGGTGAAGCTGCAGCGGATGAAGTAGGGCGAGGCGTCGATGACGCTGGAGGTGCCGGCCGACATGACGATGGTCGGCGTCCTGCTCTGCGTGGCCACCGGCCCGACGGCCAGCGCCAGCGGCGTCAGCACGAAGCCGCCCATCACCGCCACCTTGTCGTTGACGACGAACTCCTGCGCGATGCGGCGCGACTGGTCCGGCGTCGAGGCGTCGTCGCGGACCAGCAGTTCCACCTTGCGGCCGGCCACCGTGTCGCCGTGCTCGGCCTGGTACAGCCGTGCGCCGGCCTCGATCTGCTTGCCGGTGGAGGCGAAGGGGCCGGTCATCGACAGGATCAGGCCCACCTTCACCGGCGCGGCGGCCTGCGCCGACACGCCCAGCGGCAGCGCGGCCGCGGCACCCGCCGCCGCGCCCAGGGTCGTGTGCAGGACGAACTGCCGTCTCTTCATCGTCGCTCCTCGGTGTGGCCGGCGGTCGGCCTAAATCGTCAGCATGAAGATTGTCAGCATACGGTCGATCTGGTCGGACGAACTTCGGGCTTACCCGGGAACCCGACGCACCCGGCGTCGCGTCCGGGGGTGCTCAGCGCCGCACGGCTTTGCGCAGCGGTTTCAACAGCCGCTTGCGGACCTGCTTGCCTTCGGTCGCCAGCAGCCGCAGGTTGATGTCGTGCCGGGCCTCCGGGTCCATCCGGCCCCAGCGGGCGATCTCGGCGGCGGTGCGGCCGCAGCCCTTGCAGACGTCGTGGCGGTCGAGCTTGCACACGCCGATGCAGGGGCTGCGGGTGACGAGGAGGACCATGGCGTTGGTGGGAAGCGATGGGAGAAGGGTCAGGCCAGCGGCGCGCCCGCCAGTGCCCGCCGGCGCGGGCCGGTGGCGGGCCCGTCGCGGTGCGCCGGTGCGGGTAATCCTGGCACATCCCTTGCATTCGCCGGGCCCCGTGTCCTGACCAAACGGTCAAGATGTCGACCCAAGAACGACCGAGGAGGTGCCATGGCCGGCCACATCGTGCTCACGTCCCATCCGCGCAAGGCGGCGGCGGGCGACCCGCCGCCCATCCGCTGGGGGTGGCGACGCCGGCCGAGCGCGGCCCGGTGATCGCCAGCCTCACCGATCCGGCGCACCGCAACGCCATCGGCACCCACTCCGGCGCCTATGCCGTCTACCGCGCGCTGGCGGTGGCGGCCGGAGCGCTGCAGCGCGACCACCGGCCCGACCTGACCGACACCGCGCCGGCGGCCGACATCGGCCCGCACCCGCAGTGGTCGGAGCCGGGCCGCATCGTCTCGCTCGACCCCTGGGGCCACCTGGTGGCCAGCGCCTTCGCCGACCGCATCGCCGCCGGCGAGGACATCCGCCCGACCATCGCGGTCACGCGGGCGCACATCAACATGCCCGAGCTGCACGACGCGGTGCGCGCCGGCCGGCTGAAGCCCGACGGCGACATCCTGGACGCCGACGGCGACGTGAAGGTGACGAAGGCGGCGGTGGACCCGGTGTGGTGGCTGCCCGGCATCGCGGAGCGCTTCGGCATCAAGGAAAGCGCGCTGCGCCGCGGCCTGTTCGAGCACACCGGCGGCATGTTCCCGGAGCTGGTGACGCGGCCCGACCTGAAGGTCTTCCTGCCGCCCATCGGCGGCATGACGCTGTACTTCTTCGGCGACGTGGCCCAGCTGGGTCGGTCCGGCACCCGCATCGCCTGCCGGCTGCACGACGAGTGCAACGGCTCGGACGTCTTCGGCTCCGACATCTGCACCTGCCGGCCCTACCTGGCGCACGGCATCGAGGTGTGCATCGAGATGGCGCAGCAGGGGGGCGTCGGCCTGGTCGTCTACAACCGCAAGGAGGGCCGGGCGCTGGGCGAGGTGACCAAGTTCCTGGTCTACAACGCCCGCAAGCGCCAGGTGGGCGGCGACCGCGCGGAGACCTACTTCGCCCGCACCGAATGCGTGGCCGGGGTGCAGGACATGCGCTTCCAGGAACTGATGCCCGACGTCTTCCACTGGCTGGGCATCCGCCGCATCGACCGCTGGGCCAGCATGAGCAACATGAAACACGACGCGCTGGTGGCGCAGGGCATCGACGTGGTCGAGCGGGTGCCGATCCCGGACGAGCTCATCCCGGCCGACGCCCAGGTGGAGATGGACGCCAAGAAGGCCGCCGGCTACTTCGCCGAGGTGGTGCCCGACGAGGCCGAACTGGCGCAGCCGAAAGGGCGGGGGTTGGAGGCATGAGCGCGCCGGGCCGCTCCCCAGCGCGAATCCCGAAGCGCTTCGCGCGGAGGCGAGTCCAGTGACGGCTGAGGCGCTGCTCACGGCACAAGCCGTCAGGGCCCATGCCGAGCAGGTGCTGGCCGCGGTGCAGGCCGGCGGCTCGCGCCATTGGGCCTGGGACGGGTCCCGGCTCGAGGCCACCGCCGACTTCGTCGCCGACACCATCCGCCAGCGCTACCCGTCGCTTCAGGTGCCCTTCCACGCCCGCTGGCGCCACTTCGAGGCCGGTGGCACCGACCGCTGGGCCGCGTTGTCCGAGCGGCACGGCCTGCAGGGCGATGCCATGCGCGCCGAGCGGGCGCGGGTGCGCATCGACCTGGTCATCCCAAGCGTGCTGCTCGACGCCGGCGCCGGCGCCGACTGGCGGTACCGGGAGGACGATGGCGGCGTGCTGGCGCGCTCCGAGGGCCTGGGCGTGGCCAGCCTGGCGCTGTTCGCCGCCGGCACGCTGTCGGCCGATCCGCGGCAACCGTTGCGGGCCGACGCCACGGCGCTGCAGGCGGTGACACCCGACGCCATCGGCCGCGCCTTCCAGGTCGGGCCCGACAACCCGCTGGTGGGCCTGGACGGCCGCGCGGCGCTGCTGGCCCGGCTCGGCACCGTGGCCGCCGCCGCGCCGGCGGTGTTCGGCACGCCGGCGCGGCTCGGTCACCTGTTCGACCACCTGGCCGCCCGCGCGGTGGACGGCCGCGTCGACGCTGGCGACGTGCTGTCCACCCTGCTGCACGCCCTCGGGCCGGTGTGGCCCAGCCGCCATGCGCTGCAGGGCGTGCCGCTGGGCGACTGCTGGCCCTGCGAGCTGACCGGCGACGGCTGGCTGCCGCTGCACAAGCTGTCGCAATGGCTGACCTACTCGCTGCTGGAGCCGCTGGCCGACGGCGGCCTGCAGGTCACCGGTCTCGACGCGCTGACCGGCCTGCCCGAGTACCGCAACGGCGGCCTGCTGATCGACCTCGGCCTGCTGCGGCCGCGCGACCCGGGCTTCCTCGCCGGCACCTGGCGGGTCGACACGCCGGCGGTGGTGGAATGGCGGGGTCTGACGGTGGCCGCGCTCGACCGGCTGGCGGTCATGGTGCGCGGGCGCCTCGGCCTGTCGGCGGCCGATTTCCCGCTGGCCTGCGTGCTCGAAGGCGGCACCTGGGCCGCCGGCCGGCGGATCGCCGCCGAGCGACGCCCGGGCGGCGGGCCGCCCTTTGCCATTCACAGCGACGGCACCGTGTTCTGAGAGGACTTCTTCATGCCCCACGACTTCCCCACCCTCACCGTCGTCCGCCATCCGCTGGTGCAGCACAAGCTGACCTACATCCGCAGCCAGGACACCACCACCGAGAACTTCCGCCGCCTGCTGCGCGAGACCACGCAGATGCTGGCCTACGAGGCGACCAAGGACCTGCCCACCGAGCTGATCGAGATCACCACCCCCGTGGCGACCATGCGGTCGCCGGTCATCAGCGGCAAGAAGCTGTGCTTCGTCTCCATCCTGCGCGCCGGCAACGGCATGCTCGACGGCATGCTGGAGCTGCTGCCCGCGGCCCGCGTCGGTCACATCGGCCTGTACCGCGACCCCGGCACGCTGGAGCCGGTGGAGTACTACTTCAAGGTGCCCGACGACGTGGCCGAGCGCGACGTCATCGTGGTCGACCCCATGCTGGCCACCGGCAACTCCGCCGCCGCCGCGCTGGACCGGCTGAAGGAGTGCCGGGTGCAGACGCTCAAGCTGGTGTGCCTGCTCGCCGCGCCCGAAGGCGTCGCCAACGTCGCCGCGCAGCACCCCGACGTGCCCATCGTCA
The sequence above is a segment of the Aquabacterium sp. J223 genome. Coding sequences within it:
- a CDS encoding ABC transporter substrate-binding protein; this encodes MKRRQFVLHTTLGAAAGAAAALPLGVSAQAAAPVKVGLILSMTGPFASTGKQIEAGARLYQAEHGDTVAGRKVELLVRDDASTPDQSRRIAQEFVVNDKVAVMGGFVLTPLALAVGPVATQSRTPTIVMSAGTSSVIDASPYFIRCSFTLPQNTIGVAEWAPKNGIRSVVTLVSDYGPGIDAETAFRDRFTLNGGTVKELLRVPVRNPDFAPFLQRVRDAQPDAVFVFLPAGVGTTFMKQFVERGLDKAGIRLIATGDVTEDDILNDMGDVALGVVTSHHYSAAHPSTANQKFVAAFKKANAGKRPNYMAVAGYDGMRILYTALQRTKGQTGDALLEAMKGQTFESPRGPVLIDAQTRDIVQNVYIRRVARQDGELHNVEFEVLKSVKDPGRRK
- a CDS encoding URC4/urg3 family protein, which encodes MTAEALLTAQAVRAHAEQVLAAVQAGGSRHWAWDGSRLEATADFVADTIRQRYPSLQVPFHARWRHFEAGGTDRWAALSERHGLQGDAMRAERARVRIDLVIPSVLLDAGAGADWRYREDDGGVLARSEGLGVASLALFAAGTLSADPRQPLRADATALQAVTPDAIGRAFQVGPDNPLVGLDGRAALLARLGTVAAAAPAVFGTPARLGHLFDHLAARAVDGRVDAGDVLSTLLHALGPVWPSRHALQGVPLGDCWPCELTGDGWLPLHKLSQWLTYSLLEPLADGGLQVTGLDALTGLPEYRNGGLLIDLGLLRPRDPGFLAGTWRVDTPAVVEWRGLTVAALDRLAVMVRGRLGLSAADFPLACVLEGGTWAAGRRIAAERRPGGGPPFAIHSDGTVF
- a CDS encoding DUF1289 domain-containing protein, whose translation is MVLLVTRSPCIGVCKLDRHDVCKGCGRTAAEIARWGRMDPEARHDINLRLLATEGKQVRKRLLKPLRKAVRR
- a CDS encoding SDR family oxidoreductase, which gives rise to MNTPSSQGPLQGKVCVVTGGSRGLGACIARVLAEDGGHVVIADIAGERADKAASDLREQGFQASPLALDVGDETSVQAALAALRERHGRLDVVVNNAAIDITVPIDELAGGDWERVVRTNLTGPFFIAKHAVAAMTGGSPKQTAGHIVNIASTASKRAWPNAAAYHATKWGLLGLSHALHAELRPKGIKVSAIVAGGMRTPFLLDRFPDIDPDVLQDPMNVAKAVRFVLQQPDETVIPEVMVLPMRESSWP
- a CDS encoding aromatic ring-hydroxylating dioxygenase subunit alpha — encoded protein: MTWLKNAWYVAGFKQELDDGKVVGRTFLGTPVVMLKHSDGRIAALEDLCPHRLMPLSAGRRVGDELQCSYHGMRFAVTGLCTLAPGQSQIPAQAAVRTFPLVQRHGLLWIWMGAAERADTALIPDIRWNEHPEWTPSRGYHHLEANFQLSVDNLMDLGHESWVHLRTIGQEDEEVIPNYPVQVTVKDEGLLYAHREMPNIDAPPFFAMVLNHQGKINRWQTAISLAPSICMTDFGVYPVGTSPDDAYRSHVLHLLTPETERSTHYFWSVARNRRLDDDALTQAVCHAIELTFNEDAAVLKVQQAQLEKHGGAVPRVAMKVDEAPIRARRMLQALVKKEADDPAFVYRPPLMIEDTTPALAMG
- the upp gene encoding uracil phosphoribosyltransferase; this encodes MPHDFPTLTVVRHPLVQHKLTYIRSQDTTTENFRRLLRETTQMLAYEATKDLPTELIEITTPVATMRSPVISGKKLCFVSILRAGNGMLDGMLELLPAARVGHIGLYRDPGTLEPVEYYFKVPDDVAERDVIVVDPMLATGNSAAAALDRLKECRVQTLKLVCLLAAPEGVANVAAQHPDVPIVTAALDERLNDHGYIVPGLGDAGDRMFGTK